A window from Dehalococcoidia bacterium encodes these proteins:
- a CDS encoding ComF family protein: protein MTLATAVSRVWAAGLEQLLPARCGVCGAFGSLLCGRCRGALPAAAEKRCTRCWQAYAAGECPRCSAYGCECTAIRAPFVYRGGARRLVTAVKYGGQYALAAPMAALLAAAWPGWRLAADLVVPVPLHSWRRRSRGFNQAEKLARPMAQALGLTCAPELLLRTRATSPQARTISEAERRANIYGAFACADETRIKGRRLLLVDDVTTTGATLGACADVLFQAGAEAVYGLAFAIAG, encoded by the coding sequence ATGACGCTGGCAACCGCCGTTTCGCGCGTTTGGGCGGCAGGACTGGAGCAGCTTCTGCCCGCGCGCTGCGGCGTGTGCGGCGCCTTCGGCAGCCTCCTCTGCGGGCGCTGCCGCGGCGCGTTGCCGGCGGCAGCGGAGAAGCGCTGCACGCGCTGCTGGCAGGCGTACGCCGCCGGCGAATGCCCGCGCTGTTCCGCGTACGGCTGCGAGTGCACGGCGATCCGCGCACCCTTCGTCTACCGCGGTGGCGCGCGCCGGCTGGTCACCGCGGTGAAGTACGGCGGGCAGTACGCGCTGGCGGCGCCGATGGCGGCGCTGCTGGCCGCGGCGTGGCCGGGCTGGCGCCTTGCCGCCGATCTCGTCGTGCCCGTGCCGCTGCATTCGTGGCGCCGGCGCTCGCGCGGCTTCAACCAGGCCGAAAAGCTGGCGCGGCCCATGGCGCAGGCGCTCGGGCTGACCTGCGCACCGGAGCTGCTGCTCCGCACCCGCGCCACGTCGCCGCAGGCGCGCACGATTTCCGAGGCGGAGCGGCGGGCCAACATCTACGGCGCCTTCGCCTGCGCCGACGAGACACGTATCAAAGGGCGTCGCCTCCTGCTGGTAGACGACGTCACCACCACGGGCGCCACGCTCGGCGCCTGCGCCGATGTGCTCTTCCAGGCCGGCGCCGAGGCGGTCTACGGCCTCGCCTTCGCCATCGCCGGCTGA
- a CDS encoding DUF192 domain-containing protein yields MKLIWSGSFTSSRLQRAAALAAALMLALCGCVSSHAQSRRPAARAAFAQASATPARRAATVQQSAQNGLPAAAFTTADGQQVQLYVEIADTEPARELGLMNRPSMPDDQGMAFLWSTEVTESFWMKDTLIPLSIAFIDANGTIVDIQEMQAETLDAHTPAAPYQVAIEANATWYARNGLQAGDSVDLSQVFAASSLFNPQASPTPDPGQ; encoded by the coding sequence ATGAAACTGATCTGGAGCGGTTCGTTCACGAGTTCACGACTGCAGCGCGCGGCGGCGCTCGCAGCCGCGCTGATGCTGGCGCTGTGCGGCTGCGTCTCGTCACACGCGCAGAGTCGCCGGCCCGCTGCCCGTGCGGCCTTCGCCCAGGCCAGCGCCACGCCGGCGCGCCGTGCGGCGACGGTGCAGCAGAGCGCGCAGAACGGCCTGCCGGCGGCGGCCTTCACGACGGCGGACGGGCAGCAGGTGCAGCTCTACGTCGAGATCGCCGACACGGAGCCGGCGCGCGAGCTGGGCCTGATGAACCGCCCCAGCATGCCGGACGACCAGGGCATGGCCTTTCTCTGGAGCACAGAGGTCACCGAGTCGTTCTGGATGAAGGACACGCTGATTCCCCTTTCGATCGCCTTCATCGACGCCAACGGCACGATCGTGGACATCCAGGAGATGCAGGCGGAGACGCTGGACGCGCACACGCCCGCCGCGCCCTACCAGGTGGCGATCGAGGCGAACGCAACGTGGTATGCCCGCAACGGCCTGCAAGCCGGCGATTCCGTTGATCTCTCGCAAGTCTTTGCCGCATCGAGCCTGTTCAACCCGCAGGCCAGCCCCACGCCCGACCCCGGCCAGTAG